One Vampirovibrio chlorellavorus genomic window carries:
- a CDS encoding NAD(P)/FAD-dependent oxidoreductase, with the protein MSNNHLIVIIGAGMAGLIAASKLQAAGQDVLVLEKSRALGGRLATRRLQSAGFTTVFDHGAQYFTAKDARFQQLVEDWIAQGVARVWFDKSTENGHSYPTFIGAEGMTRIAKHLAQGITVRKAAKVTRLAMAEPGWQVFLESGGCLQASAIIMTAPTPQAVDILTASALDLPTEQWDALKAVTYDPCVALLMCLDGPVDLPDKAGYWQPEKGSLIGWVAENHQKGISPNGFGLTIQMSPRSSTEWFDQSDEACYECMRQAVQPYLGEAQILDWQVKRWRYALVKNAGTQYYQWFQQTPPLILAGDAFAGPRVEGAVLSGLVAAEQLLKHLNNQPAVGSGTL; encoded by the coding sequence ATGAGCAACAACCACCTCATTGTCATCATCGGTGCCGGAATGGCCGGTTTAATAGCGGCGTCCAAACTACAGGCAGCCGGTCAGGACGTGCTGGTGCTGGAAAAAAGCCGGGCGCTGGGCGGTCGGCTGGCCACCCGACGTCTGCAATCGGCAGGGTTTACCACCGTCTTTGATCATGGGGCCCAATACTTCACGGCCAAAGATGCCCGCTTTCAACAGCTAGTTGAGGACTGGATTGCCCAGGGGGTGGCCCGGGTCTGGTTTGATAAGTCCACGGAAAACGGGCACAGCTACCCCACTTTTATCGGCGCAGAGGGGATGACCCGCATTGCCAAGCATCTGGCCCAGGGGATCACGGTGCGTAAAGCGGCCAAAGTGACCCGTCTCGCCATGGCCGAACCGGGCTGGCAGGTTTTTCTGGAATCGGGCGGGTGCCTTCAGGCCAGTGCTATTATTATGACTGCGCCCACGCCCCAAGCCGTGGACATTTTAACGGCCAGTGCGTTGGATCTTCCCACCGAGCAATGGGACGCCTTAAAAGCGGTGACATATGATCCCTGCGTGGCCCTGCTGATGTGCCTGGATGGCCCGGTGGACCTGCCGGACAAGGCCGGTTACTGGCAACCGGAGAAGGGATCTCTCATTGGCTGGGTGGCGGAGAATCATCAAAAGGGCATTTCCCCCAACGGGTTTGGCTTAACCATTCAAATGTCCCCCCGCAGTAGCACAGAATGGTTTGATCAAAGTGATGAGGCCTGTTATGAGTGCATGCGTCAGGCCGTGCAACCGTATCTGGGGGAGGCCCAAATTCTGGACTGGCAAGTCAAGCGCTGGCGCTACGCTTTGGTCAAAAATGCCGGAACCCAGTATTACCAATGGTTTCAGCAAACCCCGCCGCTGATTTTAGCAGGCGACGCTTTTGCCGGGCCTCGGGTGGAAGGGGCTGTGTTATCTGGCTTGGTGGCCGCCGAACAGTTACTGAAGCACTTAAATAATCAACCCGCCGTTGGAAGTGGAACCCTCTGA
- a CDS encoding Hsp20/alpha crystallin family protein, with the protein MALMRPFTEVRDQMERLFHELEEFQFPTFPEARERVPRTWLPAVDLFEKDGNYHLKMEVPGIKPENIDIQILEDAVVIRGQSREEKAEEKKDVYRRECHYGAIYRRVPLPGSVKSEGAKAELKHGILELSLPKAEGNLGKRIQVQAR; encoded by the coding sequence ATGGCCTTGATGAGACCGTTTACCGAAGTGCGTGATCAGATGGAGCGCCTGTTCCACGAGCTGGAAGAGTTTCAGTTTCCCACCTTCCCTGAAGCCCGGGAGCGGGTGCCAAGAACCTGGCTGCCCGCCGTTGATCTGTTCGAGAAAGACGGGAATTACCACCTGAAAATGGAAGTGCCGGGCATTAAACCCGAGAATATTGACATCCAGATTCTTGAAGACGCGGTGGTCATTCGAGGACAGAGTCGAGAGGAAAAAGCGGAAGAGAAGAAAGATGTCTATCGCCGGGAATGCCACTATGGGGCGATTTACCGACGGGTTCCCCTTCCGGGCTCGGTCAAGTCGGAAGGAGCTAAAGCGGAACTCAAGCACGGCATTCTGGAACTGTCTCTGCCCAAAGCGGAAGGCAATCTGGGAAAACGCATTCAGGTGCAAGCCAGATAG
- a CDS encoding SelL-related redox protein — translation MARQLSAQMPQWSFAVLAVAGIYNILWGGFMVLFPNAVFQLSGAVLPNYPELWQCIGMIVGVYGLGYLIAATDPRRHWPIVLVGLLGKIFGPMGFALALVQQRFPLLFGLNIVTNDLIWWVPFFLILKSVYTLWRADRTPNAFASLPAALDEPIPALDASLRTLSQDDPLLLIFLRHSGCTFCMETLTQLARQQDALKTAGLRAAVVMMSAPEAMETLWQRYGLQEIFPITDPDRRFYKAFGLSRANFQQVFGGSVWVRGFQAWTQGGHGIGPLDGDGFQLGGAFLIQAGQVIVSQPQTSAADPIDWERFLSKTTQYKADGKAGAA, via the coding sequence ATGGCTCGGCAGCTTTCCGCCCAAATGCCCCAGTGGAGTTTTGCCGTTCTGGCTGTGGCCGGGATTTATAACATCCTCTGGGGTGGGTTCATGGTGCTATTTCCCAATGCCGTATTCCAGCTCAGTGGGGCGGTGTTGCCCAACTACCCTGAGCTGTGGCAGTGCATCGGCATGATCGTGGGCGTGTACGGGCTGGGTTACCTGATTGCGGCCACGGATCCCCGCCGTCATTGGCCCATTGTGCTGGTGGGGCTGTTGGGTAAAATTTTCGGTCCCATGGGCTTTGCCCTGGCCCTCGTGCAGCAACGCTTTCCCCTGCTTTTTGGCTTGAACATCGTTACCAACGATCTCATCTGGTGGGTGCCCTTTTTCCTGATCCTGAAATCGGTTTACACCCTGTGGCGAGCGGATCGGACCCCCAATGCGTTTGCCTCATTGCCTGCGGCGCTAGATGAGCCGATTCCGGCCTTGGACGCATCCTTGCGCACCCTGTCCCAGGATGATCCGCTCCTGCTGATTTTCTTGCGGCATTCCGGTTGTACCTTTTGCATGGAAACCCTGACTCAACTGGCCCGGCAGCAGGACGCCCTGAAGACGGCTGGACTGCGGGCTGCGGTGGTCATGATGTCGGCGCCGGAGGCCATGGAAACGCTTTGGCAGCGTTACGGCCTGCAGGAGATCTTCCCCATTACTGATCCGGATCGCCGGTTTTACAAGGCCTTTGGGCTGAGTCGTGCCAATTTTCAGCAGGTTTTTGGCGGGTCGGTGTGGGTACGGGGCTTTCAGGCCTGGACCCAAGGCGGGCATGGCATTGGCCCCCTGGATGGCGATGGTTTTCAGTTGGGCGGCGCCTTTTTGATTCAAGCCGGTCAGGTGATTGTGTCCCAACCACAAACCAGCGCCGCTGATCCCATCGATTGGGAGCGTTTTCTGAGCAAGACTACACAATATAAAGCAGACGGAAAAGCAGGTGCCGCATGA
- a CDS encoding CBS domain-containing protein has translation MRVHECMTTPVITIEKSESVESAFEKMRQNRVHHLVVVERRQVVGVISDSDTGSEKVKPYTTMKGLLVEDVMSEPAYCVAPDSTIREVANKLRGNRIGCLPVVENDELVGVVTTTDLLDLLGQGVERIVGTAAKQPVSRENPGSKPASFNPRLGKY, from the coding sequence ATGCGCGTCCATGAATGTATGACCACCCCGGTGATTACCATTGAGAAGTCTGAATCGGTGGAAAGCGCCTTTGAAAAAATGCGCCAGAACCGGGTTCATCATCTGGTGGTGGTGGAGCGCCGGCAGGTTGTGGGGGTTATCTCCGATTCCGATACGGGCAGTGAGAAGGTAAAGCCTTACACCACCATGAAGGGGCTTTTGGTGGAAGACGTCATGAGCGAGCCTGCCTATTGTGTGGCGCCGGATTCCACCATCCGGGAAGTTGCCAACAAGTTGCGGGGCAATCGCATTGGCTGTCTCCCCGTGGTGGAAAACGATGAACTGGTGGGTGTGGTGACCACCACTGATTTACTGGATCTGCTGGGGCAGGGGGTGGAGCGCATTGTGGGAACCGCCGCCAAGCAACCGGTCAGTCGGGAGAATCCCGGCAGCAAACCGGCCAGTTTTAATCCCCGCCTGGGAAAATATTGA
- a CDS encoding FAD-binding domain-containing protein, producing the protein MGNQLVWFKKDLRVTDHAPLSLAAQAGPCLCLYVFEPELIFAPDFDSSHAEFIRQSLFDLKQALENRGGVLLIQTGRMPEVLDALHQRYGFEALWSHEETGNDLSYARDLRVADWVKQKGLRWTELPQTGVVRRLKSRDRWAAHWEKRMSHDVIPPPNRLVPVPGLQASSTIPTLADLGLPPHSKPAMQSGGELAAQDTLRSFLTQRGQNYQKGMSSPVTAGEECSRLSPYLTWGNVSVRQVYQATLHQIQTVSAGPKGPESLQWLRSLRSFNKRLHWHCHFMQKLEDEPGIDFENMNRAFDGLRDPEPDKDLLAAWIQGQTGYPLVDACMRALHQQGWINFRMRAMLASFSAYHLWLHWREPAVQLARHFLDFEPGIHYSQFQMQSGVTGINTIRIYSPIKQAKEQDPTGAFIRQFVPELADLPNEFIHEPHTLPPLLALSYGFQPGVHYPLPVVDHATAYRQAKERIFEWKRRPEVRQMAQTVYEKHGSRQRPTRPLSAKRSESPRS; encoded by the coding sequence ATGGGCAATCAACTGGTGTGGTTCAAAAAAGACTTGCGGGTAACCGATCACGCCCCGCTGTCTTTAGCGGCCCAAGCGGGGCCTTGTCTGTGTTTATACGTCTTTGAGCCGGAGCTTATTTTTGCCCCGGACTTCGATAGCAGCCACGCCGAGTTTATACGGCAATCATTATTTGATCTGAAACAGGCCCTGGAAAATCGAGGTGGCGTGTTACTTATTCAAACGGGACGCATGCCGGAGGTGCTGGATGCCCTGCATCAGCGTTACGGGTTTGAAGCCCTGTGGAGTCATGAGGAAACCGGCAACGATCTCAGTTATGCCCGAGACTTGCGGGTGGCGGACTGGGTGAAACAAAAGGGGCTCCGCTGGACGGAGTTGCCCCAAACTGGTGTGGTGCGGCGCCTCAAATCTCGGGATCGCTGGGCTGCCCACTGGGAAAAACGCATGAGCCATGACGTGATCCCGCCGCCGAATCGCTTGGTTCCGGTTCCCGGATTGCAAGCGTCCTCAACCATACCCACCTTGGCTGATCTGGGCTTGCCCCCCCATTCAAAGCCTGCCATGCAATCGGGCGGCGAGCTGGCCGCTCAGGATACGTTGCGCAGTTTTTTAACCCAGCGTGGGCAGAATTATCAAAAGGGTATGTCCAGTCCGGTGACTGCCGGGGAAGAGTGCAGTCGCCTCAGCCCCTATCTCACCTGGGGCAACGTGAGTGTGCGGCAAGTGTATCAGGCCACCCTCCATCAGATTCAGACTGTGAGCGCAGGCCCCAAGGGCCCGGAAAGCCTTCAGTGGTTGCGCTCCTTGCGTTCATTCAACAAGCGTTTGCACTGGCACTGCCATTTTATGCAAAAACTGGAAGACGAACCGGGCATCGATTTTGAGAATATGAACCGCGCCTTTGACGGACTGCGGGATCCCGAACCTGACAAGGACTTGCTGGCAGCCTGGATACAGGGGCAAACCGGGTATCCGCTGGTGGATGCCTGTATGCGAGCCTTGCACCAGCAAGGGTGGATTAATTTTCGCATGCGGGCCATGCTGGCCTCTTTTTCGGCCTATCATTTGTGGCTGCACTGGCGAGAACCGGCTGTTCAGCTGGCCCGGCACTTCCTCGATTTTGAGCCGGGCATTCATTACTCCCAATTCCAGATGCAATCCGGGGTGACTGGTATTAATACCATTCGCATTTACTCCCCCATCAAGCAGGCCAAGGAGCAAGATCCCACCGGAGCTTTTATTCGGCAATTCGTGCCGGAGCTGGCCGATTTGCCCAACGAGTTCATTCACGAGCCGCACACTTTGCCTCCGCTTTTGGCCCTGAGTTATGGATTCCAGCCGGGGGTGCATTACCCGCTGCCGGTGGTGGATCATGCCACAGCTTACCGGCAGGCCAAGGAGCGTATTTTTGAATGGAAGCGACGGCCCGAGGTGCGTCAAATGGCTCAGACGGTTTATGAAAAACATGGCAGTCGTCAGCGGCCCACCCGTCCACTGTCCGCGAAGCGATCAGAAAGCCCGCGCTCATGA
- a CDS encoding PAS domain S-box protein, protein MFTAISFFCLGLVLAILTCPISLPEKYRAPILGNLALIPAGIALFYVVHYLILAKFNVLLPLVTIYPTVPVAFLTAVQLLLITIGVSLWRFLPQVPGSRNPIGLIGILVLETALFALVGVFAKIPVLMSFYQAVPTIVGAALCAILLLSQALTPPGFLAPLLSPVKRIRYLSGLGIALGFLILVAGVVIIQIFEFLLGKAAEALEAEKLIVTFEISTIAISILVMTLSLRVLFYYQSSLQSEEEARTSEERFRLFVSGVKDYAIYMLDPQGNVISWNEGAERIQGYTRSEILGQNFAVFYPESEQAAGGPQEKLRRAQKAGRLDIESRLIRKDGSDFWAQCTLTSTLDAENNLLGFSNVVRDLTVQKEMEASLRQSVFELTNIRQALDSASILAITDPNGVLTYVNQAFCEISKYTQVELIGHPHPLINTSFHAPAFFEELWRTIQSGKVWKGEICNQSKTGQHYWVDTTIYPFMTVDKQPIQYISIHHDITPLKTAQERLRGNFNKQKILTSLSQQALSGVAIDKLLDQSCILLAKTLKLPLTKVLVFNAAENQFLMQAGYGWNEDVVGTARVPAGPESQAGYTLLVEEPVVVENFRTEDRFTQPALLKSHQVLSGMSVIIQGENPDKPFGVLGVHSTEIRSYTADDVMFLQAVANVIGIAVERKQTETLLQTLNLELEQRVRERTRQLEAASQVAEEANRLKTKVMAFVSHDFKNPLAAMGRFIQILRENTGHLSVQQQEIIGYIGDGVTQLQNMVSEILDKARLEEGRLSLSLEVINLSTFIENMKPLVASLAMHKDVRIHYEIQPDIVDVEADTRFLRQIILNLVSNAIKYNQPNGHVYLRAKECGDARFVAISVQDTGKGISAEQIPLLFNEYFRVGTHTHSTVEGTGLGLAFIKKLVELHGGDVAVRSELEKGSTFTILLPKRAGLAWSVLPDNREALLNEAAVPLVANPEAAVES, encoded by the coding sequence TTGTTCACGGCGATTTCATTTTTCTGTCTGGGACTGGTGCTTGCCATCCTGACTTGCCCCATATCCCTGCCTGAAAAATACCGGGCACCGATACTAGGCAACTTGGCCCTCATTCCAGCGGGCATTGCCCTCTTCTACGTTGTCCATTACCTGATCCTTGCGAAATTTAACGTCCTCCTGCCGCTGGTGACGATTTACCCGACTGTTCCCGTGGCTTTTCTTACCGCTGTTCAGTTGCTGTTAATCACCATTGGCGTCAGCCTGTGGCGTTTTCTGCCCCAAGTACCCGGCAGTCGCAATCCCATTGGGCTGATCGGTATTCTGGTGCTGGAAACGGCATTGTTTGCCCTGGTCGGGGTTTTCGCAAAAATTCCCGTGCTTATGAGCTTTTACCAGGCGGTTCCCACGATTGTAGGGGCGGCCTTGTGCGCCATTCTGCTTTTAAGTCAGGCGCTGACCCCGCCGGGCTTTTTGGCCCCCCTGTTATCTCCGGTCAAGCGAATTCGTTATCTTTCCGGTTTGGGCATTGCCTTGGGTTTTCTGATTCTGGTGGCCGGGGTGGTCATTATCCAGATCTTTGAATTTTTGCTGGGCAAAGCTGCGGAGGCGCTGGAGGCGGAGAAACTGATCGTTACCTTTGAAATTTCGACTATCGCCATTTCCATATTGGTGATGACCTTGTCCCTGCGCGTTCTGTTTTATTACCAATCCAGCCTGCAATCCGAGGAAGAGGCCAGAACCAGTGAGGAGCGCTTTCGCCTGTTCGTTTCCGGCGTTAAGGATTACGCCATTTATATGCTGGACCCACAGGGAAACGTGATTAGTTGGAACGAGGGTGCGGAGCGGATTCAGGGGTATACCAGAAGCGAAATTCTGGGTCAGAATTTTGCCGTGTTTTACCCGGAGAGTGAACAGGCAGCAGGGGGCCCCCAGGAAAAACTGCGAAGGGCGCAAAAGGCGGGCCGTCTTGATATTGAAAGTCGGCTTATTCGTAAGGATGGTTCGGATTTCTGGGCGCAGTGTACCCTGACCAGCACGTTGGATGCCGAAAATAACCTGCTGGGATTTTCCAATGTGGTTCGGGATCTCACCGTACAGAAAGAAATGGAAGCCTCGTTAAGGCAATCCGTATTTGAGTTGACCAACATTCGTCAGGCCTTGGACTCGGCCTCCATTCTGGCCATCACCGATCCGAACGGGGTGTTGACCTATGTCAATCAGGCGTTCTGCGAGATTTCCAAATACACGCAGGTGGAATTGATCGGTCATCCCCATCCCCTGATCAACACCAGTTTTCACGCCCCTGCCTTTTTTGAGGAACTCTGGCGAACCATTCAGTCTGGCAAGGTGTGGAAGGGAGAAATCTGCAATCAGTCCAAAACGGGGCAGCATTACTGGGTGGACACCACCATTTACCCTTTTATGACGGTGGACAAGCAACCGATCCAGTATATTTCCATTCACCATGATATTACCCCGCTGAAAACGGCCCAGGAAAGGCTGCGGGGCAATTTTAACAAGCAAAAAATCCTGACCTCGCTAAGCCAGCAGGCCTTATCCGGTGTGGCCATTGATAAACTGCTGGATCAATCCTGTATTCTATTGGCCAAGACCTTGAAGCTGCCCTTGACCAAGGTGCTGGTTTTTAATGCCGCGGAAAACCAGTTCCTGATGCAGGCGGGCTATGGCTGGAATGAGGATGTGGTGGGGACTGCCAGGGTTCCGGCGGGACCGGAATCTCAGGCGGGATACACCCTGTTGGTGGAGGAGCCCGTGGTGGTGGAAAATTTCCGCACCGAAGACCGCTTTACCCAGCCTGCCTTACTCAAAAGCCATCAGGTGCTGAGCGGGATGAGCGTTATCATTCAGGGAGAAAATCCGGACAAACCTTTTGGGGTACTCGGTGTTCATTCCACAGAGATTCGCTCCTACACAGCCGACGACGTCATGTTTTTACAGGCGGTGGCCAACGTCATCGGGATTGCGGTAGAACGTAAGCAGACGGAGACCTTGCTCCAGACCTTGAATCTGGAGCTGGAGCAACGGGTGCGGGAGAGAACCCGGCAATTGGAAGCGGCCTCGCAGGTGGCGGAAGAGGCGAATCGCCTGAAAACCAAGGTCATGGCCTTTGTCTCTCATGACTTCAAGAACCCATTGGCGGCCATGGGGCGTTTTATCCAGATTCTGCGGGAAAATACCGGACACTTGAGTGTCCAGCAGCAGGAGATCATTGGGTATATCGGAGACGGGGTCACCCAGTTACAGAACATGGTGTCGGAAATTCTGGATAAGGCGCGTCTGGAAGAGGGTCGGCTCAGCCTCTCTCTGGAGGTGATTAACCTGTCGACGTTTATTGAGAATATGAAGCCTTTGGTGGCCTCACTGGCAATGCATAAGGACGTGCGGATTCATTACGAAATTCAGCCCGACATTGTGGACGTGGAGGCGGACACCCGGTTTTTAAGACAGATAATCCTGAATCTGGTCAGCAACGCCATCAAATACAACCAACCCAACGGGCATGTTTATCTGCGGGCAAAAGAGTGCGGAGATGCCCGATTTGTGGCCATCTCGGTTCAGGATACCGGGAAAGGCATTTCAGCGGAGCAAATTCCTCTGCTTTTCAATGAGTATTTCCGGGTGGGAACCCATACCCACAGCACGGTGGAAGGAACCGGACTGGGTCTGGCCTTTATCAAGAAACTGGTTGAACTCCATGGTGGGGATGTGGCGGTGCGTTCAGAACTGGAAAAAGGCTCCACATTCACCATTCTACTACCCAAGCGGGCTGGTCTGGCCTGGTCTGTGCTGCCTGACAACCGGGAAGCGCTGCTGAACGAGGCGGCGGTGCCACTGGTTGCAAACCCGGAAGCGGCTGTGGAGTCCTGA
- a CDS encoding dienelactone hydrolase family protein, translating to MREIIRYSHREHPVDITAGFQTLSGNLTLPERARGLVLFAHGSGSSRFSPRNRYVAEVLNQAGLGTLLFDLLTPDEESEDALSGEYRFNIGLLADRLAGATDWVIAQPETKGLNIGYFGASTGAAAALMAAGQRRTQVDAIVSRGGRPDLAGPFLKNVTAPTLLIVGSEDYEVLKLNRLAFQQLQCKKEMMLVSGATHLFEEPGTLGDVAQAASQWFTQYLNKPGHVHPVAER from the coding sequence ATGCGTGAAATCATTCGCTACAGTCACCGGGAACACCCTGTGGACATTACCGCTGGCTTTCAGACGCTGTCGGGCAACCTGACGCTGCCAGAGCGCGCCCGGGGGCTTGTTCTGTTTGCCCATGGTAGTGGCAGCAGCCGTTTCAGTCCCAGAAATCGCTATGTGGCAGAGGTTTTGAATCAGGCCGGACTAGGTACGCTGTTGTTTGATCTGCTGACCCCTGATGAGGAGTCCGAAGATGCCCTGAGCGGGGAATATCGCTTTAACATTGGCCTGCTGGCGGATCGTCTGGCCGGTGCCACCGATTGGGTCATCGCCCAACCGGAAACCAAGGGGTTGAACATTGGCTATTTCGGGGCCAGCACCGGGGCTGCCGCCGCACTGATGGCAGCCGGACAGCGCCGCACACAGGTGGATGCCATCGTCTCCCGAGGGGGGCGGCCTGATTTGGCCGGGCCCTTTTTAAAAAACGTAACCGCGCCCACCCTGCTGATTGTGGGCAGTGAGGATTATGAGGTCCTGAAGCTGAACCGACTTGCGTTTCAGCAGTTACAATGCAAGAAGGAAATGATGCTGGTTTCCGGGGCGACCCACCTGTTTGAGGAACCCGGCACACTGGGCGATGTGGCGCAGGCCGCCAGCCAGTGGTTTACCCAATACCTGAACAAACCGGGTCATGTCCATCCAGTGGCCGAGCGCTGA
- a CDS encoding cryptochrome/photolyase family protein → MNIRRLVIILGDQLTLDNPALRDFDPNQDCVWMAEVAEESTKVWTHKARIVLFLSVMRHFRQLLDSKGYRVHYVSLDDAENQGSLAAQLQHDLTRLNPQSVCMTEAGEWDVAQALQGVVQAAQLPFEVLEDSHFFCSKAEFAQHAKGKKQLRMEFFYRWMRQKYNVLMHGAEPEGGRWNYDQENRGSFEKSGPGAVPEPIPFQPDDITQAVIALVERRFPEHPGSVQTFDWPVTPEQAEQALQDFIEYRLPQFGQYQDAMWYGPKQDQPYLYHSRLSAAMNLKLLDPRRVIAAAESAYHQGKASLEAVEGFIRQVLGWREYVRGIYWLHMPDYRELNALQANQPLPDFYWTGQTEMRCLNAAIGQTLRYGYAHHIQRLMVTGLFALMLGVHPKTLHEWYLAVYVDAVEWVELPNTLGMSQFGDGGIMASKPYAATGKYIQRMSNYCQHCPYNPAERVGPTACPFTTLYWDFLIRHRPLLSKNPRMGLQLKNVDRLDSAESLAIQAQADGLRQKLQPKRPQEV, encoded by the coding sequence ATGAACATCCGTCGGTTGGTGATCATACTGGGTGATCAGTTGACCCTGGACAATCCGGCCCTGAGAGACTTTGACCCGAATCAGGATTGCGTGTGGATGGCGGAAGTGGCTGAGGAATCCACCAAAGTGTGGACGCACAAGGCTCGCATCGTGCTATTTCTGAGCGTCATGCGCCATTTCAGGCAATTGCTGGACAGCAAGGGCTATCGGGTGCATTACGTCTCACTGGATGATGCGGAGAATCAGGGGAGTCTGGCCGCTCAACTTCAGCACGATTTAACCCGCTTAAACCCTCAATCGGTTTGCATGACCGAAGCGGGCGAGTGGGACGTGGCGCAGGCTCTACAGGGGGTTGTACAGGCCGCTCAACTTCCCTTTGAGGTGTTGGAGGACAGTCATTTTTTCTGTTCCAAAGCGGAATTTGCCCAGCACGCCAAGGGCAAAAAGCAGTTGCGCATGGAGTTTTTCTATCGCTGGATGCGCCAAAAATATAATGTGTTGATGCACGGCGCGGAACCGGAGGGCGGGCGCTGGAATTACGATCAGGAGAACCGGGGCAGTTTCGAGAAATCCGGGCCCGGTGCCGTGCCGGAGCCGATTCCCTTTCAACCGGATGACATTACGCAAGCCGTGATCGCACTGGTGGAAAGGCGCTTCCCCGAGCATCCGGGGAGTGTGCAGACCTTCGACTGGCCGGTTACCCCTGAGCAGGCTGAGCAGGCCTTGCAGGATTTTATCGAATATCGCCTGCCCCAGTTTGGACAGTATCAGGACGCCATGTGGTATGGCCCCAAGCAGGATCAGCCCTATCTGTATCACTCCCGTTTATCGGCGGCCATGAACCTGAAGCTGCTCGATCCGCGCCGGGTGATTGCCGCCGCCGAATCGGCCTACCATCAGGGAAAGGCCTCGCTGGAAGCGGTGGAAGGTTTTATTCGGCAAGTGCTGGGCTGGCGGGAATACGTGCGAGGCATCTACTGGCTTCACATGCCCGACTACCGGGAACTCAACGCCCTGCAGGCCAATCAGCCACTGCCTGATTTTTACTGGACGGGTCAGACGGAAATGCGATGCCTCAATGCGGCCATTGGCCAGACCTTGCGGTATGGATACGCCCATCACATTCAACGCTTGATGGTGACCGGATTGTTCGCCTTAATGCTCGGCGTCCATCCCAAAACGCTGCACGAATGGTATTTGGCCGTGTATGTCGATGCCGTGGAATGGGTGGAATTGCCCAACACGCTGGGCATGTCCCAGTTTGGCGATGGGGGCATTATGGCCTCCAAGCCGTATGCGGCCACTGGCAAGTACATTCAGCGCATGAGCAACTACTGCCAGCACTGTCCCTACAACCCGGCAGAGCGAGTGGGGCCCACCGCTTGTCCATTCACAACGTTATACTGGGACTTCCTGATTCGGCATCGGCCGTTGCTCAGTAAAAATCCCCGTATGGGCTTGCAGCTAAAAAACGTGGATCGACTGGATAGCGCTGAAAGTCTGGCCATTCAGGCGCAGGCGGATGGCTTGCGGCAAAAACTGCAACCAAAACGGCCTCAAGAGGTTTAA
- a CDS encoding YqjF family protein, whose amino-acid sequence MIRLPFSFRQRWEHLLFLHYPVAPEVLQSRLPQELVPDTIDGQAWLSVVPFALTYWLPGLPIPFRFLELNLRTYVKPASAFAEMASGVYFFCLDANDFLSVEAARLSYHLNYQHARMQMCQSPSATSEAALIQFQSTRTDHRAKPARFKCQYKPQPAPPLGEEKASLQHWLTERYRLYTTDGRGGLFTARIAHLPWQWQAADYEIFTNELLIAHGFSESLSPITALASYCPSLDVVAHPGCRVKRRV is encoded by the coding sequence ATGATTCGCTTGCCTTTTTCCTTTCGACAGCGCTGGGAACACTTGCTGTTCCTGCATTACCCGGTGGCTCCAGAAGTTTTACAAAGTCGCTTGCCCCAGGAACTGGTGCCGGATACCATTGATGGCCAAGCCTGGCTGAGTGTGGTGCCCTTTGCCCTGACCTACTGGCTTCCGGGCCTGCCCATTCCGTTCCGGTTTCTGGAGTTGAATTTGCGCACCTACGTCAAACCGGCCTCTGCTTTTGCGGAAATGGCCAGCGGTGTCTACTTTTTTTGTCTGGACGCCAATGATTTCCTCTCGGTGGAGGCCGCCCGACTCAGTTACCACCTGAATTACCAACACGCCCGCATGCAGATGTGCCAGTCCCCGTCGGCAACGTCGGAAGCGGCCCTGATCCAATTTCAAAGCACCCGCACCGATCATCGGGCCAAGCCCGCCCGCTTTAAGTGCCAATACAAGCCCCAACCCGCACCACCTCTGGGGGAGGAAAAGGCCAGTTTGCAACACTGGTTGACGGAACGCTACCGACTTTATACCACCGATGGTCGAGGCGGCCTGTTTACCGCCCGCATTGCGCATCTCCCCTGGCAGTGGCAAGCCGCCGACTATGAGATTTTTACCAATGAATTACTGATCGCCCATGGCTTTTCAGAGTCTTTGTCTCCCATTACAGCCTTGGCCAGTTACTGTCCTTCGCTGGATGTGGTGGCCCACCCCGGCTGCCGGGTCAAACGCCGGGTGTGA